CCCGAACAGGCCTAGGACTGGTTGGCGGTCAAAAAGGCCCGGAATGCCGGGCAGGGTGGGTTTTCCCGTATGACGAGGAAGAAAAGTACCGTGTCGGGCGAGTTGTGTTGCTCGTTTTGCGGCAAGAACCAGGACGAGGTGCAGCGGCTCATCGCCGGCCCGGATGTCTATATCTGCGATGAATGCGTGGCCCTTTGCAACGAAATCATCGCCCAGGAATCCGTCAGCGAAGAGACCGAGGGCGGCAAGCTTCTGGCCCCGGCCGAGATCAAACGCCTGCTCGACGATTACGTCATCGGCCAGGAACAGGCCAAGAAGATTTTGGCCGTGGCCGTGCACAACCATTACAAGCGCGTCTACTACGCCAATGCCGCCGGCGCGGACGACATCGAAATCGACAAGAGCAACATCCTGCTGATCGGCCCCACCGGTTCCGGCAAGACGCTGCTCGCCCAGACCCTGGCCCGGATTTTAAACGTCCCCTTTGCCATCGCCGACGCCACCACGCTGACCGAGGCCGGCTATGTGGGCGAGGACGTGGAAAACATCCTGGTCCAGTTGCTGCAAAACGCCGATTACGACATTGAATCGGCCAGCAAGGGCATCATCTACATCGACGAGATCGACAAGATCGCGCGCAAGGGCGACAGCCCGTCCATCACCCGCGACGTGTCGGGCGAGGGCGTGCAACAGGCCCTGTTAAAGATCATCGAGGGAACCGAAGCCAATATTCCGCCCAAGGGCGGCCGCAAGCACCCGCAGCAGGAATTCATCCGGCTTAACACCTCCAATATCCTGTTCATCGTCGGCGGCGCGTTCATTGGTCTGGAGAAAATCGTGGGCCAGCGGATGCGTGGGTCGGCCATGGGC
This window of the Desulfovibrio sp. TomC genome carries:
- the clpX gene encoding ATP-dependent Clp protease ATP-binding subunit ClpX; translation: MTRKKSTVSGELCCSFCGKNQDEVQRLIAGPDVYICDECVALCNEIIAQESVSEETEGGKLLAPAEIKRLLDDYVIGQEQAKKILAVAVHNHYKRVYYANAAGADDIEIDKSNILLIGPTGSGKTLLAQTLARILNVPFAIADATTLTEAGYVGEDVENILVQLLQNADYDIESASKGIIYIDEIDKIARKGDSPSITRDVSGEGVQQALLKIIEGTEANIPPKGGRKHPQQEFIRLNTSNILFIVGGAFIGLEKIVGQRMRGSAMGFGAKVEAKNDDDMSKLLTQAHPADLIKFGLIPEFVGRIPILTSLEELTQEDLVRILTEPRNALVKQYQKLFELDKVRLRFSKNALDAIAQKAIERKTGARGLRNVMETIMLEIMYKLPSLSGVKECVVNKAVVDKGIEPLLFYHQEVKTA